The sequence GTTGATGACGAAGAAGCCGATCAGGCACCAGACGCAAAGCATGTAGCTGACATAGATGCCATCGCTGGATGTGATGTAAAAAAACAGGCTCATCACCGACACACACAGCAACGACAGCAATACACCACCCCAAAAGAGGTAATCGCGCTGCATGCGCTCTTCGTAGGCCTGCTGCCGGATGAGGGTCATGGGCACAAGCTGCGTGCCGCGCGCTTTATTGACGCGCAGATAAATCATGTAATCGCCACCGGGCGGCACCGAAAAGGGAAAATAATAGTACCGATTGTGGACGGGCCGCACTGACACCGCCGTACGCCAGCCCATCGGAATGGAGCTTGTTAGTAGCGAATCGTTTTTCCGGTCCACCACAAACAGTTGAAGCGATTCGTAACACCAAAAGTTAACGGCGGCGTACAGCCGGGCGGGGCGTTGGGTGGCGTTCTGCACCTGAAACCGCAGCCAGAACGGCACGACGCTTTGTTGATTACCCGTATATCCAATGTTGGGCACGCCCGTACCTACCGGCCGAAACGGCATGAGTTGTACATCGGGCAGGGCCTGCCGTCGGGTGGTATCGATATACAGGCTCAGTGCGCCATCAATCGGTAGCGCCTCCGTGGGGTCATCGCTGCTGGTCAGCACGACGGCGGCCGGTGCCTGCGCCCGCAGTTGCGCGCCGCCAAGCATAGTCAGCAAAACCCAGCCAATAAACCAGCAGAGACGCATTACGAGGAATGGTAAATGGGGTATTTATCAAAAATAAGTAGCCGTAGGCGCCAATCAAGTGCTTACTGTGTCAGCGGAGGGAGCTATTGGTTCGGATTGACTAAAAGTTGGTTGGCAAGCGTTTATGTTACGTTGACTACGGCCTGCTTTTTGCCGTTATTTTTGTATTTCTGTTTATCGGCTTTGCGGCCCCTGACTTATGCGCTATCGATTGCCTATTCTGCTTTTCATCGCGGCCTTACTGGGGGTTGCCTTCCGCCCGGCGATGAACGTACCCACGCCGGCTACCAAAACAGCCGAAGGGAAAAAAATTAACTGGATGAGCTTCAAACAAGCCTACGAACTCAACCAGAAAGCACCCCGTAAAATGGTCATCGACGTCTACACGAGTTGGTGTGGTTGGTGTAAGGTGATGGATCAGCGCACGTTTAGCCAGGCGGCCATCATCGACTACGTCAACGAGCATTACTACGCCGTGAAGCTCGACGCCGAGATGAAAGAAGACGTTACCATCGGCGACAAAACGTTCAAAAACCAGGGACAGGCACATGAACTGGCCATCAGCCTGTTGCAAGGCAAGATGGGGTATCCCACCACCGTTTTTCTGAACGAAAAGATGGAGATGATCCAACCGATTTCGGGCTACCTGGAACCACGGACCTTCCACCAGATCATTACGTATTTCGGCGGCAACTACCAGCAGAAGGAACAATTCGACGCCTACAAAGCCGGTACGTATGTAAAGGAGCATCAGGCCGCTATGCCGGTACCCGGTCGCTAGCGGCTGCCTATAGCGGAGCAACCGCCCCTTTCGTCTAGCCATCAGCCGGTCTGGTAATCGGTTGCGGCTTAAAAGCGCGGTTCTTGCCAACAAAAATGGTTGCTGTCGCGGGGGAGACGCAAGGAATTGCGTCGCTACGTGGGTTACTTTTGCGCCATGCTATCGTTCTTTAAGAAGCCGCTCTTCAGCGATTTCCGTTTTATCTTCGGTGTCTTTGCCGTTCTGGCGTTGTTTGTTAGTATCCGTACGGTATTCATTACCCAGTCGAACAACTACCTAATTTTTTACCATACGCTCGATCACCTCATCGAAGGAACCGACCTGTATGCCAAATACCCGGCCGAGTATGAAGACCGCAACCACTACGCGCCGAGTTTTGGGGCGCTCTTCTCACCGATTTTCCTGCTTCCTTATTCG comes from Fibrella aestuarina BUZ 2 and encodes:
- a CDS encoding thioredoxin family protein, with the protein product MRYRLPILLFIAALLGVAFRPAMNVPTPATKTAEGKKINWMSFKQAYELNQKAPRKMVIDVYTSWCGWCKVMDQRTFSQAAIIDYVNEHYYAVKLDAEMKEDVTIGDKTFKNQGQAHELAISLLQGKMGYPTTVFLNEKMEMIQPISGYLEPRTFHQIITYFGGNYQQKEQFDAYKAGTYVKEHQAAMPVPGR